Proteins from a genomic interval of Polaribacter sp. Q13:
- a CDS encoding IS3 family transposase, producing MSKQAFYKRLKTQENKRLNDEKVIEMIQEYRKLVGMRTGGIKLYDELKQDFIKQGIKIGRDKLYDVLRLHNLLVPKLKNYVTTTNSNHQFRKYKNLIKDQVPTRPEQLWVSDITYIKTDNGHNYLAIVTDAYSKQIMGYNLDKHMKTSLCTEALEMAIKNRKYPDKKLIHHSDRGFQYCNPKYTAFAEENGIMMSMTEQYDPYENAIAERINRTLKYEYGLRNYIKNTAIAQEVTKQAVYIYNNLRTHYSLDLRKPAEVHLNPNIKYKSYRRNNVNLTELTI from the coding sequence ATTAGTAAACAAGCTTTCTACAAAAGACTCAAAACCCAAGAAAACAAACGACTAAACGATGAAAAAGTCATCGAAATGATACAGGAATATCGAAAACTAGTTGGCATGAGAACTGGCGGAATTAAGTTATATGATGAACTTAAACAAGACTTTATAAAACAAGGTATTAAAATCGGTAGAGACAAGTTGTACGATGTATTAAGGCTTCATAATTTACTTGTTCCTAAGCTTAAAAACTATGTAACAACAACAAATTCTAATCATCAATTTAGAAAATATAAAAACCTAATTAAAGACCAAGTTCCTACTCGACCAGAACAACTATGGGTAAGCGATATAACATACATTAAAACGGACAATGGACACAATTACCTAGCAATCGTTACAGATGCATATTCTAAGCAAATTATGGGGTATAATCTCGATAAGCATATGAAGACATCACTTTGTACAGAAGCGCTGGAAATGGCTATAAAAAATAGAAAATATCCTGATAAAAAATTAATACATCATTCTGACAGAGGTTTTCAATACTGTAACCCGAAATACACAGCCTTTGCAGAAGAAAATGGCATAATGATGAGCATGACAGAACAATATGATCCTTATGAAAACGCAATTGCAGAGCGAATTAATAGAACTTTAAAATATGAATACGGACTTAGAAATTACATTAAAAACACTGCCATTGCTCAAGAAGTAACAAAACAAGCAGTGTATATATACAACAATTTAAGAACGCATTATAGCCTAGATTTAAGAAAACCAGCTGAAGTACATTTAAATCCAAACATCAAATACAAATCATATCGAAGAAATAATGTAAATTTGACTGAACTAACAATTTAA
- a CDS encoding ATP-binding protein, translating to MKIRKTNQVFTPSKPSTLIFVERDRKINNQLVDALNTPGKQIVVFGHSGCGKTTLVLNKLNQTYENYIITRCMKGMTFENVILDGFDQLDNFYEESSSSKGLKINPKITLQYNELKSSISLFEINKSKTKNNISVLPPQLTPQRLGHFFGESNSCWVLEDFHKIIGENKTKIAQLMKVFMDMSINYDELKIIAIGAVSTARQVVEYDNELSGRVSEIKVPIMDNDEIEKIINKGEKLLNIHFSKDTKEKIIKYSCGSPTICHQICLNICFNELVYQTSNKKIFFDTTHLDLALEKYLEEKTDTLTSTFDKAVKTSNGSTLNLPKEIIKQALNLKKDFFSFDDLTISKLIRENSVKSEKIINELCTLKRGEFFTYDVNSNKYRFNNLFLKNFAFLTFKDEKDELDVEPKRKDFKVIERLLNIIENDINEDYEFYIENL from the coding sequence ATGAAAATAAGAAAAACTAATCAAGTATTTACACCATCCAAACCTTCAACATTAATTTTCGTTGAAAGAGATAGGAAAATAAACAACCAACTCGTTGACGCACTAAATACACCTGGAAAACAAATTGTGGTTTTTGGTCATTCAGGTTGTGGAAAAACTACTTTAGTTCTTAATAAATTGAATCAAACTTATGAAAACTATATCATAACTCGATGTATGAAAGGAATGACATTTGAAAATGTAATTTTAGACGGCTTTGATCAATTAGATAATTTTTATGAGGAATCTTCTTCTTCAAAAGGTTTAAAAATAAATCCTAAAATTACTCTCCAATATAACGAGTTAAAATCTTCAATTTCTTTATTCGAAATAAATAAATCTAAAACAAAGAACAACATATCAGTATTACCACCTCAATTAACACCACAAAGATTAGGTCATTTTTTTGGAGAATCTAATTCTTGTTGGGTTTTAGAAGATTTTCATAAAATAATAGGAGAAAATAAAACAAAAATCGCTCAATTAATGAAAGTTTTTATGGATATGTCCATAAATTATGATGAGTTAAAAATAATCGCAATTGGTGCAGTTTCAACAGCAAGACAAGTTGTAGAATATGATAATGAACTATCTGGAAGAGTAAGTGAGATAAAGGTTCCGATTATGGATAATGATGAAATTGAGAAAATAATAAATAAAGGTGAAAAACTTTTAAATATTCATTTTTCAAAAGATACAAAAGAAAAAATAATTAAATATTCTTGTGGTTCACCTACAATTTGTCATCAAATATGCCTTAACATTTGCTTTAATGAATTAGTTTATCAAACATCAAATAAGAAAATTTTCTTTGATACTACTCATTTAGATTTAGCCTTAGAAAAGTATTTAGAAGAAAAGACAGATACATTAACTTCAACATTTGATAAAGCAGTAAAAACTTCAAATGGTTCAACTTTAAATTTGCCTAAAGAAATAATTAAACAAGCTTTAAACTTAAAGAAAGATTTTTTCAGCTTCGATGATTTAACAATCTCTAAATTAATAAGAGAAAATTCAGTTAAATCCGAAAAAATTATTAATGAATTATGTACTTTAAAAAGAGGAGAGTTTTTTACTTATGATGTTAATTCTAATAAGTATAGGTTTAATAACTTATTTCTAAAAAACTTTGCCTTTCTAACTTTTAAAGATGAGAAAGATGAATTAGATGTTGAACCAAAAAGAAAAGACTTCAAAGTAATAGAAAGACTTTTGAATATTATTGAAAATGACATTAATGAAGATTATGAATTTTATATTGAGAATTTATAA
- a CDS encoding peptidylprolyl isomerase: MSQVKANNKVKVHYTGKLADGQIFDTSEGKEPVEFVLGEGRLIPGFEQGLIDMKVNEKKTITIAKEEAYGEVNEQLIQEVAKANLPQDMEPKVGMGLVSKSPEGQEMNLMIVEVKDDSVVIDGNHPLAGRDLVFDLEVVEITA, translated from the coding sequence ATGAGTCAAGTAAAAGCGAATAACAAAGTAAAAGTACATTATACAGGTAAATTAGCAGACGGACAAATTTTTGACACGTCTGAAGGGAAAGAGCCAGTTGAATTTGTTTTAGGAGAAGGAAGATTAATTCCTGGTTTTGAACAAGGTTTAATTGACATGAAAGTGAATGAAAAGAAAACCATTACTATTGCTAAAGAAGAAGCGTATGGTGAAGTAAATGAACAATTAATTCAAGAAGTTGCTAAAGCGAATCTTCCACAAGATATGGAGCCAAAAGTTGGTATGGGATTGGTTTCTAAGTCTCCAGAAGGACAAGAAATGAACTTAATGATTGTTGAAGTAAAAGATGATAGCGTTGTGATTGATGGTAACCATCCTTTAGCAGGTAGAGATCTTGTTTTTGACCTTGAAGTAGTAGAAATTACAGCATAA
- a CDS encoding aldehyde dehydrogenase family protein, producing the protein MANVTKPVFKEKYGNFIGGKFVAPVKGQYFENRSPVDGKVFTQAARSTEEDINLALDAAHEAFPTWSNTSATERSNALLKMAQVMEDNLEYLATLETIDNGKPIRESLAADIPYCIDHFRYFAGVIRADEGSISEHDKDTVSIVLHEAIGVVGEIIPWNFPMLMLAWKIAPALAAGCTAVVKPAEQTPTSVIMLMELIGDILPAGVLNIVTGFGNEAGAALATSKRIAKLSFTGSTATGRTVLHNAAENIIPVTMELGGKSPNIFFPSVAAQDDEFFSKAIEGALMFALNQGEICTSPSRILVHEDIADRFVEKMQERLKLVKPGNPLDPETMIGSQVSKAQYEKILNYIKIGIEEGAAVLAGGEAGNYEGELAEGYYVQPTVLKGDNKMRVFQEEIFGPVVALTTFKTTEEAIAIANDTPYGLGAGVWSRDAHELYQVPRAIQAGRVWVNQYNTYPAHAPFGGVKESGFGRENHKMALDHYRVVKNMLISYDKKPMGFF; encoded by the coding sequence ATGGCAAATGTAACAAAACCTGTATTTAAAGAAAAGTACGGGAACTTTATTGGCGGTAAATTTGTAGCACCCGTTAAAGGTCAATATTTCGAAAACAGATCTCCAGTAGACGGAAAAGTATTTACACAAGCAGCACGCTCTACAGAAGAAGATATTAATCTTGCTTTAGATGCAGCACACGAAGCTTTCCCTACATGGAGTAACACATCTGCTACAGAACGTAGTAATGCGTTATTAAAGATGGCTCAGGTTATGGAAGATAACTTAGAGTATTTAGCAACTTTAGAAACCATTGATAACGGGAAACCAATTCGTGAATCTCTTGCAGCAGATATTCCTTACTGTATAGATCATTTCCGTTATTTTGCAGGTGTTATTCGTGCTGATGAAGGAAGTATCTCTGAACACGATAAAGACACGGTAAGTATCGTTTTACATGAAGCTATTGGTGTTGTTGGGGAAATTATCCCTTGGAACTTCCCAATGTTAATGTTAGCTTGGAAAATTGCGCCGGCTTTAGCAGCAGGTTGTACAGCAGTAGTTAAACCAGCAGAACAAACACCAACAAGTGTTATTATGTTAATGGAATTAATTGGTGATATTTTACCAGCAGGTGTTTTAAACATTGTAACTGGTTTTGGTAATGAAGCAGGTGCAGCTTTAGCAACCTCTAAACGTATTGCAAAATTATCTTTTACAGGTTCTACAGCAACAGGTCGTACAGTATTGCATAATGCAGCAGAAAATATTATTCCTGTAACTATGGAATTAGGTGGTAAATCTCCTAACATTTTCTTTCCATCTGTAGCAGCTCAAGACGATGAGTTTTTTAGCAAAGCTATAGAAGGTGCATTAATGTTCGCTTTAAACCAAGGTGAAATTTGTACATCTCCGTCTCGTATTTTAGTACACGAAGATATTGCAGATCGTTTTGTAGAAAAAATGCAAGAGCGCTTAAAACTAGTAAAACCAGGAAACCCATTAGATCCAGAAACCATGATTGGTTCTCAGGTATCTAAAGCGCAATACGAAAAAATACTAAATTATATTAAAATTGGTATTGAAGAGGGTGCTGCTGTTTTAGCAGGTGGTGAAGCTGGTAACTATGAAGGTGAATTGGCCGAAGGTTACTACGTACAACCAACGGTTTTAAAAGGTGATAATAAAATGAGAGTGTTTCAAGAAGAAATTTTTGGACCTGTTGTAGCCTTAACAACCTTTAAAACTACAGAAGAAGCGATTGCTATTGCGAACGACACTCCTTACGGATTAGGTGCCGGTGTTTGGTCTAGAGATGCGCACGAATTATATCAAGTACCACGTGCTATACAAGCAGGTAGAGTTTGGGTAAACCAATACAATACTTACCCTGCTCACGCACCTTTTGGTGGTGTTAAAGAATCTGGTTTCGGACGTGAAAACCACAAAATGGCTTTAGATCATTACCGTGTTGTAAAAAACATGTTAATCTCTTATGACAAGAAACCAATGGGCTTCTTTTAA
- a CDS encoding porin family protein, producing MKKTLFIGLLTIFPLISFSQNKNIAFGIKGGINYSNYIDNIDSNLFTHIPADYNGKIGFYIGAYSNIGINEIISIKPELLISKTGSKATIEFKDLRTIYTDQDIVVYRETKAIIDEYNVLIPILLNLNLNKYFFEIGPQFGYAFSRNISYKDGPINSQLILKNSNSENFEFAGAIGFGYRISELYQIDIRYSYGFTERHHLNSSILYFGLSYKL from the coding sequence ATGAAAAAAACTTTATTTATTGGATTATTAACTATTTTTCCATTAATATCATTTTCTCAAAATAAAAATATCGCTTTTGGAATAAAAGGTGGAATAAATTACTCAAATTACATTGATAATATTGATTCAAATTTATTTACTCATATACCTGCTGACTATAATGGAAAAATAGGTTTCTATATTGGTGCGTACTCTAATATTGGAATCAATGAAATAATCTCAATAAAACCTGAATTATTAATTTCCAAAACTGGTAGTAAAGCAACTATTGAATTTAAAGATTTACGTACTATTTATACAGATCAAGACATAGTAGTTTATCGAGAAACAAAAGCGATAATAGATGAATATAATGTGTTAATTCCAATTTTATTAAACCTTAATCTGAATAAATATTTTTTTGAAATTGGACCACAATTTGGATATGCTTTTAGTAGGAATATATCTTATAAAGATGGACCAATTAATTCTCAACTGATTTTAAAAAACTCTAACTCTGAAAATTTTGAATTTGCTGGAGCAATTGGTTTTGGTTATAGAATATCTGAATTATATCAGATTGACATTCGATATTCTTATGGATTTACAGAAAGACATCACTTGAATAGTTCTATTTTATATTTTGGGCTATCTTATAAACTCTAA
- a CDS encoding helix-turn-helix domain-containing protein, translating to MKTQKQPWRKKTYEKATLELKLFVVDQIQNGQISTNFASKKYDVPRTTIGYWIKKYSTLVQQNTGMSKLDEIKKLKERIEELEFVKEFQQDIIADMEIITGVDLSKKSLPKTLAKEIELKKKNRLKENGSMSVLGLVNKLSTKDSKPKKTND from the coding sequence ATGAAAACTCAAAAACAACCCTGGCGAAAAAAAACGTACGAAAAAGCAACTTTAGAACTCAAATTATTCGTCGTTGACCAAATTCAGAATGGACAGATTTCCACAAACTTTGCTTCCAAAAAATATGATGTTCCTAGAACTACAATTGGGTATTGGATCAAAAAATATAGTACTTTAGTCCAACAAAATACTGGTATGAGTAAATTAGATGAGATTAAAAAACTAAAGGAACGTATTGAAGAATTGGAGTTTGTAAAGGAATTTCAACAAGATATCATTGCTGACATGGAAATCATTACTGGAGTCGATTTGTCAAAAAAGTCGTTGCCCAAAACATTAGCGAAAGAGATAGAACTAAAAAAGAAAAACCGTTTAAAAGAAAATGGTTCTATGAGTGTTTTGGGATTAGTAAACAAGCTTTCTACAAAAGACTCAAAACCCAAGAAAACAAACGACTAA